A DNA window from Streptococcus sp. LPB0220 contains the following coding sequences:
- a CDS encoding D-alanine--D-alanine ligase produces the protein MSKQDLILLYGGRSAEREVSVLSAESVMRAIDYQAFSVQTYFITQSGDFIQTQAFEEKPADDEKLMTNETVDWSKKVAPSAIYKEGAVVFPVLHGPMGEDGSIQGFLEVLKMPYVGCGILASSVAMDKITTKRVLESAGIPQVPYVAVVEGDDVDEKIATIEATLSYPVFTKPSNMGSSVGISKSENQTELRTALELAFKYDSRVLVEQGVNAREIEVGLLGNYDVKSTLPGEVVKDVAFYDYDAKYIDNKITMAIPAQLDPEVVKTMRTNAEKAFRAIGGLGLARCDFFYTDKGEIFLNELNTMPGFTQWSMYPLLWDNMGLNYTDLITKLVELGKEVFQKHEAHLL, from the coding sequence ATGAGTAAACAAGACTTAATCCTGTTGTATGGTGGACGTAGTGCAGAACGTGAAGTATCTGTTCTTTCAGCAGAAAGCGTGATGCGCGCGATTGATTACCAAGCATTTTCGGTTCAAACCTACTTTATTACGCAGTCAGGAGATTTCATCCAGACGCAAGCTTTTGAAGAGAAACCAGCGGATGATGAGAAATTGATGACCAATGAGACAGTGGACTGGTCTAAAAAAGTGGCACCATCTGCGATTTACAAGGAAGGAGCAGTAGTCTTTCCAGTTCTTCATGGACCAATGGGAGAAGATGGTTCCATTCAAGGCTTCTTAGAAGTCTTGAAGATGCCTTATGTCGGCTGTGGCATCCTAGCTTCCAGTGTTGCGATGGACAAGATCACGACCAAACGGGTCTTGGAGTCTGCTGGAATTCCTCAAGTTCCTTATGTAGCTGTAGTGGAAGGCGATGACGTGGATGAGAAAATTGCTACAATTGAAGCGACTCTCTCTTATCCTGTCTTTACCAAACCATCCAATATGGGCTCTAGTGTTGGGATTTCAAAATCTGAAAACCAAACAGAGCTTCGGACTGCTCTCGAATTGGCCTTCAAATACGATAGCCGTGTCTTGGTAGAGCAAGGAGTCAATGCGCGTGAGATCGAAGTTGGACTGCTTGGAAACTATGATGTGAAGAGTACCTTGCCAGGTGAAGTTGTGAAAGATGTGGCCTTCTATGATTATGATGCCAAATACATCGACAACAAAATTACCATGGCGATTCCAGCTCAATTGGACCCTGAGGTTGTGAAAACCATGCGGACCAACGCAGAAAAAGCCTTTCGTGCAATCGGTGGTCTAGGTTTAGCGCGTTGTGATTTCTTCTATACCGATAAAGGAGAGATCTTCTTAAACGAACTCAATACCATGCCAGGATTTACCCAATGGTCTATGTATCCTCTGCTTTGGGACAATATGGGACTCAACTATACAGATTTGATCACCAAGTTAGTAGAGCTTGGAAAAGAAGTCTTCCAAAAACACGAAGCGCATTTGTTGTAA
- a CDS encoding UDP-N-acetylmuramoyl-tripeptide--D-alanyl-D-alanine ligase: MNLTLHEVAHLVHAKNDISQFEDVALVKPEFDSRLIGPGDLFVPLKGARDGHDFIETAFENGAVATFSEKVVEGHPYILVEDVLSAFQTLAAAYLQKTKVDVFAVTGSNGKTTTKDMLAQLLSTTYLTYKTQGNYNNEIGLPYTVLHMPEGTDKLVLEMGQDHLGDIHLLSELAHPKAAIVTLIGEAHLEFFKDRSEIAKGKLQIADGMPEGGLLVVPADPIVNAYLPENQTVVRFGPDEEIFITELIERKDSLTFRANFLEEAIDLPVTGKYNATNAMIAAYVALKEGVSEAAIRDSFETLQLTRNRTEWKKASNGADILSDVYNANPTAMRLILETFSTIPANPNGRKLAVLADMKELGEQSVNLHNQMILSLSPDVLDTVIFYGQDIAGLAQLASQMFPLGHVYYFKKTAEEDQFEDLVKQVKESLKEQDQILIKGSNSMNLAKLVEELEKA; the protein is encoded by the coding sequence ATGAATCTCACATTACATGAAGTTGCTCATCTAGTACACGCAAAAAATGATATCAGCCAATTTGAAGATGTGGCCCTCGTCAAGCCGGAATTTGACAGCCGATTGATTGGGCCTGGAGACCTGTTTGTTCCTTTAAAGGGAGCGCGTGATGGTCATGACTTTATTGAGACTGCTTTTGAAAATGGAGCCGTAGCCACTTTTTCAGAGAAAGTGGTAGAAGGCCACCCTTATATTTTGGTGGAAGATGTGCTGAGCGCTTTTCAAACACTTGCTGCAGCCTATCTTCAAAAGACAAAAGTAGATGTTTTTGCAGTGACGGGGTCAAATGGTAAAACCACCACAAAAGATATGTTGGCACAGCTTTTGTCCACCACCTACCTGACCTATAAAACACAAGGAAACTATAATAACGAAATTGGTCTTCCTTATACGGTTTTGCATATGCCAGAAGGGACGGACAAACTGGTCCTTGAAATGGGGCAAGACCATCTAGGAGATATCCATCTCTTGTCAGAACTGGCGCATCCAAAAGCTGCTATTGTCACCTTGATTGGGGAAGCCCATTTGGAATTCTTCAAAGATCGAAGTGAGATCGCAAAAGGAAAACTCCAGATTGCGGATGGGATGCCAGAAGGCGGTCTTCTGGTAGTTCCAGCTGATCCGATCGTCAATGCCTACCTCCCTGAAAATCAAACAGTCGTTCGCTTTGGGCCAGATGAGGAGATTTTTATTACCGAGTTAATCGAGCGAAAGGATAGCTTAACTTTCCGAGCTAATTTCTTAGAAGAAGCGATCGATCTTCCAGTAACAGGAAAATACAATGCGACCAATGCTATGATTGCAGCTTATGTTGCCTTGAAAGAAGGAGTGAGTGAAGCTGCGATTCGTGATAGTTTTGAAACCTTGCAATTAACGCGCAACCGGACAGAATGGAAGAAGGCCAGTAACGGAGCGGATATCCTATCCGATGTCTACAATGCTAATCCGACGGCTATGCGCTTGATTTTAGAAACTTTCTCGACTATTCCTGCGAATCCAAATGGCCGAAAATTAGCCGTACTTGCAGATATGAAAGAACTAGGGGAGCAATCTGTAAATCTACACAACCAAATGATCCTCAGCCTCTCACCGGATGTCTTGGATACCGTTATTTTCTATGGGCAAGACATTGCGGGCTTGGCTCAATTAGCGAGTCAGATGTTCCCACTCGGACATGTCTATTATTTCAAAAAGACCGCTGAGGAAGATCAATTTGAGGACCTGGTCAAACAAGTCAAGGAAAGCTTAAAAGAGCAGGACCAAATCCTCATCAAGGGAAGCAATTCCATGAATCTAGCCAAATTGGTAGAGGAATTAGAAAAAGCCTAG
- a CDS encoding TIGR02206 family membrane protein has translation MTLWDLLFTNQKSAPPEFGLWYVFLPASLLVVGYFSIKYAQSKSYQRFWYWAQLIQVLTINAWYILAHMPLTDNLPFYHCRLAMLAILFAPRGTYIKQYFALLGVLGSIAALVYPAFDPFPFPHITVLNLIFSHWALFANSLIYLQEFYQSEKQDTLRIVKITFGMNAVIFLVNLLTRGDYGFLRRPPIIGDHGALLNYLLVSIVMVAGICLVNQRYKYKMVEETVVSRSE, from the coding sequence ATGACACTTTGGGATTTATTGTTTACGAACCAAAAATCAGCCCCGCCTGAGTTTGGACTCTGGTATGTTTTCCTACCAGCTTCCTTGTTGGTGGTTGGCTATTTTTCCATCAAATATGCACAGTCTAAAAGCTACCAACGCTTTTGGTATTGGGCACAATTGATTCAAGTCTTAACCATCAATGCTTGGTATATTCTAGCCCACATGCCTTTGACAGACAATTTACCTTTTTATCATTGTCGCTTGGCTATGCTTGCGATCCTCTTTGCTCCTAGAGGGACCTATATCAAGCAATATTTTGCCTTGTTGGGTGTTCTAGGATCCATTGCGGCTTTGGTTTATCCGGCCTTTGACCCCTTCCCATTCCCCCATATTACTGTACTCAACCTGATTTTTAGTCACTGGGCCTTGTTTGCCAATAGTTTGATTTACCTGCAGGAGTTTTATCAGTCGGAAAAACAGGACACCTTACGGATTGTTAAGATCACCTTTGGTATGAATGCCGTCATCTTTTTGGTCAATCTTTTGACCAGAGGAGATTACGGCTTCTTACGACGTCCACCAATCATTGGAGACCACGGTGCTCTCTTGAACTACCTCTTGGTCAGCATCGTGATGGTGGCTGGTATTTGCTTGGTCAACCAGCGCTACAAATACAAGATGGTTGAAGAGACTGTCGTTTCGCGTTCGGAATAG
- a CDS encoding TIGR02206 family membrane protein, translating into MALWDLFFTSQPTSPPQLGVWYFLLPTSLVVVGVLSVRFAHSKSYQTFWYWGQLIQLLIINSWYLAARLPFSESLPFYHSRMAMWIILLAPKGSFKQYFALVGVFGSIMALVHPVFYPYPFPHVSSINNVFGHWALLANCLIYLVQSYQVEEGAVWKICQMTFGVNAIIVLANLVTGGNYGFLRRPPVIGDHGLVLNYLIVTVLMTGTLILINTIVQYSKKRRIPESV; encoded by the coding sequence ATGGCACTTTGGGACTTATTTTTCACTAGTCAACCAACATCCCCTCCTCAATTGGGGGTCTGGTATTTCTTATTGCCTACTTCTTTGGTAGTAGTGGGAGTTCTGTCCGTTCGATTTGCTCACTCCAAAAGCTACCAAACCTTTTGGTATTGGGGACAGTTGATCCAGTTGCTCATTATCAACTCTTGGTATTTAGCAGCTCGCTTGCCTTTTTCAGAGAGTCTTCCCTTCTATCATAGCCGGATGGCTATGTGGATTATTCTTTTGGCCCCCAAGGGAAGCTTCAAGCAATATTTTGCCCTCGTGGGAGTCTTTGGCTCCATTATGGCCTTGGTTCATCCTGTTTTTTATCCCTACCCTTTTCCTCACGTTTCCTCGATCAACAATGTCTTTGGTCACTGGGCCCTCTTGGCCAACTGTCTAATCTATCTGGTTCAATCCTACCAGGTGGAAGAAGGGGCTGTTTGGAAGATCTGTCAGATGACGTTTGGAGTCAATGCCATTATTGTTCTAGCCAACCTTGTAACGGGCGGAAACTATGGCTTTCTGCGTCGACCACCTGTCATAGGTGACCATGGCCTTGTGCTCAACTATTTGATCGTGACAGTCCTAATGACGGGGACACTGATCCTCATCAATACTATCGTTCAGTACAGTAAGAAAAGAAGAATACCTGAATCTGTTTAA
- a CDS encoding TIGR02206 family membrane protein, producing the protein MHHFFTTESTAPPAISALWYSVMVLLIVTAIMMSLRYYQNEQFRKCFQYLQGFQLICLYLWYFAYHIPWSNSLPFYHCRLAMFAVLFLPDRWKSKQFFALMGVSGAIFALGYPVFDPYTFPHITSFSFLLGHYCLLINSLIYLLRWYDRNLLKNSQIVLYTFALDLFLVGVNQLTGGNYGLMARPPIMRGDKVWLNYLVVSSILALALLLFNQFFSRRSERVKVRK; encoded by the coding sequence ATGCATCATTTTTTTACCACAGAATCAACAGCACCACCAGCAATCTCAGCACTTTGGTATAGTGTGATGGTCTTGTTAATTGTGACAGCGATCATGATGTCACTTCGCTATTATCAGAATGAGCAATTTCGCAAATGCTTTCAATACTTACAAGGCTTCCAGTTAATTTGCTTGTATCTTTGGTATTTTGCCTACCACATTCCTTGGTCCAATAGCCTGCCTTTTTATCACTGTCGCTTGGCTATGTTTGCGGTCTTGTTTTTACCAGACAGATGGAAAAGCAAACAGTTCTTTGCCTTGATGGGAGTCAGTGGAGCCATCTTTGCTTTGGGCTATCCAGTCTTTGATCCCTATACTTTCCCTCATATTACGAGTTTTTCTTTCCTCCTCGGACATTACTGTCTCCTCATCAATTCCTTGATTTATCTCTTGAGATGGTATGATCGAAATCTCTTAAAAAATAGTCAGATTGTTCTCTATACCTTTGCCTTAGATTTATTCCTGGTTGGAGTCAATCAATTGACGGGAGGAAATTACGGCTTGATGGCCCGCCCTCCGATTATGAGAGGGGATAAGGTGTGGCTCAACTATCTGGTTGTATCCAGTATTTTAGCCCTTGCTTTATTACTCTTTAATCAGTTCTTCAGTCGCAGAAGTGAGCGGGTGAAAGTGAGAAAATAA